In Mytilus edulis chromosome 8, xbMytEdul2.2, whole genome shotgun sequence, the genomic window ATCCTATCACTTGTCTTTTTTCGACGACTGTCATTTTGTTAGTAATGTTGgtaattttttaatgattttagttAAGAACTTTTTGGACTTTCGGACGTGACAACATTTGATATTATAAAACAGACTGCCTAGAAGTACCAGAAGTGGCGTGTAAATTTAGTTTATGATAGCTCTATTTTACAGGAATATTCGTTGCTGtttattttttaactattttttttttttttggggggggggggggttataacAAAATTGGTTGTTGACgtttaatgcatttttttggtgctttattttatttgcatataaaactaataaatataaattaacccACTTTGATGGTAACAAACTAGTGTTTCACAactacttttaaaaatgttaaaaatgtccAAGACACTGAaaataataagagaaaaaaataaattatcttaATATGGATAATCAAAGCACAGACTGAGAGCAAGTCGTATAGCTTCATTCCAATTGAAGTGAAATCGTCAGTCCATCATGACTGTATATTACACCATTTTTCTACAGATTGATTCTATCGACAGCTTACAATACTCAgacagttacatgtatatcataccaaactcggatacaatttacCAACATATCACCTTGGCATAAATATTAAcatcaggcccgtagccaggaatttccaagagGGGGTTATTTGGACCCACGAACTCCAATTTAACAATCACAATTCAAACAGAACGTTGACATTAACAGTGCTTACttgttttcaaggggggttcgtccgaccccccccccctccccttgGATACGGGTGTGAACATTCAATGTCTAGATAATTTTCATAAAGGCTTAATTTGAATAAATAGATCGAGTACAACCGCTTGACAGCAGGGGATTGATAAAAGATGTGGGGATAACGTCAAGGAGACAACCACACTACAACACAAACATAATATGTTTAATCAGAATGACCATATGGTATTACAGCAAATATTGCAATAGACGATATGACTATAAACATTGATGTTATAAGAAAGAAGAATCGATCGACAACCCTGGCTATCCTCTTCCATTCATTTTCAAATAACTGATCAAGTTCATCGTCTGCCCGTTGTTGACACAAATCTCTGTAAGTATCCTTTATCAGCTTCATGAATTCTATACGAGACTGATTCTTTGGTACATGGTCTAAATTGGCAAGACTTTTCATAACTCTTAAAGCCGACTTTTCAAGTTGAGGAGACATATTTGAATGACCATCGAAATGTACTTTAGTAGATACTGGGGAATGCACCGTATGAAAATGTGAACTTGAATGGTCTTTCATTCCAGAGTCAGCAGAATGTGATTCACCAATGTTTATGGTGGGCGGGTGTAGTTCATGCATATGCAGTTCATGCAGATGCTGTTCATGCTGATGGGGTTCATGCAGATGTTTTTCATGCTGATGCGGTTCATGAATATGAAGTTCATTCGAATGCGCTTCATGAATATGCTGATCATGCGTATGCAGTTCATGTGGATGCGGTTCATGCGTATGCAGTTCATGTGGGTGCGGTTCATGCGTATGATATGTATGAAAGTTGCTAATAATCTTACTTTCTTTCCTGTCAACGTGGACTTCTGGCATTGAACTTGAAGCAAAATCTTTTGAGTGGGCCGAATCTTTGTTTTCCGGAACTACTTTGTTTGCCTCACTGACATTCATGAATAACATTTTCGCCATCCAATGCAGAACAAGTTTTCTTAACCAATTAGGAGGTGGTTTATATTCAGTTCTAAGATGAAGGTTCAGTACAATTACTGATACGGCAACAGAAAACGTTGATTCAGCCATGAAGAACAGcaaatatatttctgaaataaacaaacaaacttaCTTATGAGTAAGAgaaatagacaataactgtttaactgtttagtgtctttaaatatcagctgtatttgtacgaggcgtatgcgagcttttagcgagctattacacctgtttcgagccgagtacaaatacagctgatatttaaagacaataaacagttattgtctttatcctgcaattaattctgtattttatttgtgttttgaaagacacaaaaacacatgttttgcatttattttcgatttgaaatctCTTGAGGCCCGTGTAGCAATAGGGtacagtaatcacacattcagtTGAAGACGAGTTCGCAAAAAAGAATTTCGAATGGTCAataataatacatcgctcaaggtgaataattatctgaGCGATGAGAGGTCGTCTTTTTATTAGACTGGCattaataatggtttaattttataaattgtgacatggatgtttagttgtctcattgacactcataccacatctccttatatctatcatatttgatatccagtattttgtatttacattattgACTGgttgtaatttttttcttgattttttttttcaagtcacTTAAATTTTTTTCATTACGTTCACTTGAATTTAAAGTTAAGCTTTGACTAATCTAACTTAACTTATTTAAAATCTAAGTTACTATTGTCACAGAAATATTTGGGAAAACATTTATAGACTTAAAAGTTCAGTCCATACAATAAAAATCTCAGTCCAAAACATAAATACCGGTAGGTATTTATTTGAGTCTTGTTCTAGATTGtcaaataagtaaataaaaaaagatcaaaaaaggGATTTTGAACGGTCATAATTTGACAGTTTTGTATCAAATTGCCAAATGACCAAATGTCGTATCAAAAGAGAGACTGtactaaaaacaaaaacagtaaagAGTCTCAataaacagtatacaaaacacaacattgaaagcTTAAAACTTCAAGCAACTCAAACTTAATTCTTCCTTTCTGATTATttagaatttcataaaaaaaaatcaaataaaattgtttcaatttttcgAATGGTTCCCTGCAACAACGGCCATAACAAACATTGCTAGTAACATAACCAGTAATGACTGTAGTCACGAGTATTGCGCTTCTTCCTACACCCATGACTTTTAcccgaatgtgatctaccgattTAGATCTAACATTGGATTTGAactaacacgagcaacacgacaggtgctaCATAAGGAGCAGTATTTGCTTACCCTGCTTGAGGAGCTGAGATCATCCttctatatatgttttattttgtgtactatcatttgtctgtcTATTTATAAGCCCTGGCGTTGTTAGGTTATTTTAACTTATTAGTTTGATTGTTCgttccttttgtatctttcgaaTCTCTTTTAAAACACTTTTAATACATCACATGATACAGCATTCAACATGACAAATGCTTTTATTTCAAACAACATAGAGAAAATCCAATTAATAAAACCAAACACAAAGACATCGGTATAAAAGTTACAACACTTTTCTATTGGAATGTCAACATTAAGTTTAGAAAGATAAAATTGTAAGTTGTTGGAAAGCATAAAACTTTAACATGCTGCCGGTATGAAAACCAAATTATTTCAGTCAAACCTATAGAAGATGACTGAAACAAGTTAATTAAAGAGGGACCTTAGCATCACATTGCTAATACATAAAAAGTAACATACTAATATAATTTACCAAGCATCGGCGTAGCATCAGATGTAGATGGAACACTCTCAGCAATCATCAATTGAAACACTGAGAATGCAAGCAGCACAGTAACGCCAAGTGAAACCTTTTCCCCAGCGTCCGGTGGTAAGTGAAACACCATTAATACTAGGAGTGACATGAAGAAACATGGCAATACAATGTTGATGATGTAATACAGGATCTTCCGGCGCATGTGAATCTGGATAACAAtctacaaacataaaaaaatatgtaaattggGTTAGACTACATGCCAAA contains:
- the LOC139485008 gene encoding neuronal acetylcholine receptor subunit beta-3-like; translated protein: MDLAVCLFILNVFIERCLGAFNGEATLMDHILSGYNPAARPRINATESVMVDVGFYLTRLDHTDLRNNKMITTGWMVVRWHDDFLRWNATDFNNISKIIVPTAKVWKPDLALDNSADDLYTSIYNSAFQVVIYSNGSMMWEPGGSFSTVCYFDIRSYPFDHQTCEIIFTSWHYTLDMLNLSCSGNVNKDTFWRNGEWDIEHTKLIRREWSSGGNTLEYIYPEIVIQIHMRRKILYYIINIVLPCFFMSLLVLMVFHLPPDAGEKVSLGVTVLLAFSVFQLMIAESVPSTSDATPMLEIYLLFFMAESTFSVAVSVIVLNLHLRTEYKPPPNWLRKLVLHWMAKMLFMNVSEANKVVPENKDSAHSKDFASSSMPEVHVDRKESKIISNFHTYHTHEPHPHELHTHEPHPHELHTHDQHIHEAHSNELHIHEPHQHEKHLHEPHQHEQHLHELHMHELHPPTINIGESHSADSGMKDHSSSHFHTVHSPVSTKVHFDGHSNMSPQLEKSALRVMKSLANLDHVPKNQSRIEFMKLIKDTYRDLCQQRADDELDQLFENEWKRIARVVDRFFFLITSMFIVISSIAIFAVIPYGHSD